One part of the Apus apus isolate bApuApu2 chromosome 23, bApuApu2.pri.cur, whole genome shotgun sequence genome encodes these proteins:
- the SRPK1 gene encoding SRSF protein kinase 1 isoform X2 gives MALSKTIGLPSGISFSMGGRASCRPDNQHRGPAAHSENDLPEQEEEILGSDDDEQEDPNDYCKGGYHLVKIGDLFNGRYHVIRKLGWGHFSTVWLAWDIQGRRFVAMKVVKSAEHYTETALDEIKLLKSVRNSDPNDPSKERVVQLLDDFKISGVNGSHICMVFEVLGHHLLKWIIKSNYQGLPLPCVKKIIKQVLQGLDYLHTKCRIIHTDIKPENILLCVNDQYIRRLAAEATEWQRSGAPPPSGSAVSTAPQPKPADKMSKNKKKKLKKKQKRQAELLEKRMQEIEEMEKEASPGQTQPEEEEEAQNPLEMLIKVIPPEESVMKKTAEAVVPEQSILMESSVEKCVTEINHNGVIQMTDFPDSSNQGSVRLEDDLHNANDCGHHPHTQTKENFHGCGYSQRNGDSENGPQEAMSDSFVPLVSEDSMVCQPVSNEEQPFSEQGINHLQESIRTDTPSEDENENNSPSDNKGKSAAGNFLLNPLEPKNADKLKVKIADLGNACWVHKHFTEDIQTRQYRSLEVLIGSGYNTPADIWSTACMAFELATGDYLFEPHSGEDYSRDEDHIALIIELLGKIPRKLILAGKYSKEFFTKKGDLKHITKLKPWGLFEVLVEKYEWSQDEAAAFTDFLLPMLELIPEKRATAAECLRHPWLNS, from the exons ATGGCTCTTTCGAAAACGATTGGGCTGCCTTCAGGAATTTCTTTTTCAATGGGAGGCCGTGCTTCATGCAG ACCCGACAACCAGCACCGGGGCCCTGCTGCTCATTCAGAGAATGATCttccagagcaggaggaagaaatcCTGGGATCAGATGATGATGAACAAGAGGATCCAAATGATTACTGCAAAG GTGGTTATCACCTGGTGAAGATAGGAGATCTCTTCAATGGACGATACCACGTCATTCGGAAGCTGGGATGGGGCCACTTCTCCACCGTGTGGCTGGCTTGGGACATCCA AGGGAGGAGATTTGTGGCAATGAAGGTGGTGAAGAGTGCAGAGCACTACACAGAAACAGCACTGGATGAAATCAAGTTGTTAAAATCG gtCCGCAACAGCGATCCGAATGATCCAAGTAAAGAGAGAGTTGTTCAGTTATTAGATGACTTCAAGATTTCAGGAGTTAATGGTTCTC ATATCTGTATGGTGTTTGAAGTTCTAGGACATCATCTCCTGAAGTGGATCATCAAGTCAAATTATCAAGGGCTTCCACTTCCTTGTGTCAAAAAGATCATCAAACAG gttCTTCAGGGTCTGGATTATTTGCACACCAAGTGTCGAATCATTCATACAGATATTAAACCTGAGAACATTCTCCTGTGTGTCAATGACCAGTACATCCGCAGACTGGCTGCAGAAGCAACAGAGTGGCAGAGATCTGGGGCTCCCCCACCATCTGGCTCTGCag tGAGCACTGCACCACAGCCAAAACCA GCTGACAAAATGTCcaagaataagaaaaagaagttgaaaaagaagcagaaacgTCAGGCTGAGCTGTTAGAGAAGAGAATGCAAGAGAtagaggagatggagaaggaagccagccctgggcagacacagcctgaagaggaggaagaagctcAGAACCCGCTGGAAATGCTCATCAAAGTTATTCCACCAGAGGAAAGTGTGATGAAAAAGACAG ctGAAGCCGTCGTCCCAGAGCAATCCATCCTCATGGAGAGCAGCGTGGAAAAATGCGTCACGGAAATAAATCACAACGGGGTGATACAAATGACGGACTTCCCAGACTCCAGCAACCAAGGGTCTGTGAGACTCGAGGATGATCTCCACAATGCCAATGACTGTGGCCATCACCCTCACACGCAGACGAAGGAGAACTTCCATGGCTGTGGTTACAGCCAGCGCAACGGCGACTCGGAGAACGGGCCTCAGGAAGCCATGTCGGACTCGTTCGTGCCCTTAGTTTCAGAAGATTCCATGGTGTGTCAGCCCGTGTCCAACGAGgagcagccattcagtgagCAGGGGATCAACCATTTGCAGGAAAGCATCCGGACGGATACACCTTCAGAGGATGAGAATGAGAATAACAGCCCGTCAGACAACAAAG GAAAATCAGCTGCTGGGAATTTCCTTCTTAATCCTCTTGAGCCCAAGAATGCAGATAAGCTCAAAGTGAAGATTGCTGACCTAGGGAATGCCTGCTGGGTG CACAAGCACTTCACTGAAGACATCCAGACCAGGCAGTACcgatccctggaggtgttgataGGCTCAGGGTACAACACCCCTGCTGACATCTGGAGCACAGCCTGTATG gCCTTTGAGTTAGCAACAGGAGACTATCTGTTTGAGCCTCATTCTGGAGAGGATTACTCACGAGATGAAG ATCACATTGCATTGATCATAGAACTTCTGGGGAAAATCCCTCGCAAGCTCATTTTGGCAGGAAAATATTCCAAGGAGTTTTTCACCAAAAAAG GTGATCTGAAGCACATCACCAAACTGAAGCCCTGGGGCCTTTTTGAAGTCTTGGTGGAAAAATACGAGTGGTCCCAAGATGAGGCAGCTGCATTCACAGACTTCTTGTTACCAATGTTGGAGCTGATCCCAGAGAAAcgagccacagcagcagagtgtCTCAGGCACCCCTGGCTTAACTCCTAG
- the SRPK1 gene encoding SRSF protein kinase 1 isoform X1, whose translation MERKVLALQARKKRTKAKKDKAQRKPDNQHRGPAAHSENDLPEQEEEILGSDDDEQEDPNDYCKGGYHLVKIGDLFNGRYHVIRKLGWGHFSTVWLAWDIQGRRFVAMKVVKSAEHYTETALDEIKLLKSVRNSDPNDPSKERVVQLLDDFKISGVNGSHICMVFEVLGHHLLKWIIKSNYQGLPLPCVKKIIKQVLQGLDYLHTKCRIIHTDIKPENILLCVNDQYIRRLAAEATEWQRSGAPPPSGSAVSTAPQPKPADKMSKNKKKKLKKKQKRQAELLEKRMQEIEEMEKEASPGQTQPEEEEEAQNPLEMLIKVIPPEESVMKKTAEAVVPEQSILMESSVEKCVTEINHNGVIQMTDFPDSSNQGSVRLEDDLHNANDCGHHPHTQTKENFHGCGYSQRNGDSENGPQEAMSDSFVPLVSEDSMVCQPVSNEEQPFSEQGINHLQESIRTDTPSEDENENNSPSDNKGKSAAGNFLLNPLEPKNADKLKVKIADLGNACWVHKHFTEDIQTRQYRSLEVLIGSGYNTPADIWSTACMAFELATGDYLFEPHSGEDYSRDEDHIALIIELLGKIPRKLILAGKYSKEFFTKKGDLKHITKLKPWGLFEVLVEKYEWSQDEAAAFTDFLLPMLELIPEKRATAAECLRHPWLNS comes from the exons ACCCGACAACCAGCACCGGGGCCCTGCTGCTCATTCAGAGAATGATCttccagagcaggaggaagaaatcCTGGGATCAGATGATGATGAACAAGAGGATCCAAATGATTACTGCAAAG GTGGTTATCACCTGGTGAAGATAGGAGATCTCTTCAATGGACGATACCACGTCATTCGGAAGCTGGGATGGGGCCACTTCTCCACCGTGTGGCTGGCTTGGGACATCCA AGGGAGGAGATTTGTGGCAATGAAGGTGGTGAAGAGTGCAGAGCACTACACAGAAACAGCACTGGATGAAATCAAGTTGTTAAAATCG gtCCGCAACAGCGATCCGAATGATCCAAGTAAAGAGAGAGTTGTTCAGTTATTAGATGACTTCAAGATTTCAGGAGTTAATGGTTCTC ATATCTGTATGGTGTTTGAAGTTCTAGGACATCATCTCCTGAAGTGGATCATCAAGTCAAATTATCAAGGGCTTCCACTTCCTTGTGTCAAAAAGATCATCAAACAG gttCTTCAGGGTCTGGATTATTTGCACACCAAGTGTCGAATCATTCATACAGATATTAAACCTGAGAACATTCTCCTGTGTGTCAATGACCAGTACATCCGCAGACTGGCTGCAGAAGCAACAGAGTGGCAGAGATCTGGGGCTCCCCCACCATCTGGCTCTGCag tGAGCACTGCACCACAGCCAAAACCA GCTGACAAAATGTCcaagaataagaaaaagaagttgaaaaagaagcagaaacgTCAGGCTGAGCTGTTAGAGAAGAGAATGCAAGAGAtagaggagatggagaaggaagccagccctgggcagacacagcctgaagaggaggaagaagctcAGAACCCGCTGGAAATGCTCATCAAAGTTATTCCACCAGAGGAAAGTGTGATGAAAAAGACAG ctGAAGCCGTCGTCCCAGAGCAATCCATCCTCATGGAGAGCAGCGTGGAAAAATGCGTCACGGAAATAAATCACAACGGGGTGATACAAATGACGGACTTCCCAGACTCCAGCAACCAAGGGTCTGTGAGACTCGAGGATGATCTCCACAATGCCAATGACTGTGGCCATCACCCTCACACGCAGACGAAGGAGAACTTCCATGGCTGTGGTTACAGCCAGCGCAACGGCGACTCGGAGAACGGGCCTCAGGAAGCCATGTCGGACTCGTTCGTGCCCTTAGTTTCAGAAGATTCCATGGTGTGTCAGCCCGTGTCCAACGAGgagcagccattcagtgagCAGGGGATCAACCATTTGCAGGAAAGCATCCGGACGGATACACCTTCAGAGGATGAGAATGAGAATAACAGCCCGTCAGACAACAAAG GAAAATCAGCTGCTGGGAATTTCCTTCTTAATCCTCTTGAGCCCAAGAATGCAGATAAGCTCAAAGTGAAGATTGCTGACCTAGGGAATGCCTGCTGGGTG CACAAGCACTTCACTGAAGACATCCAGACCAGGCAGTACcgatccctggaggtgttgataGGCTCAGGGTACAACACCCCTGCTGACATCTGGAGCACAGCCTGTATG gCCTTTGAGTTAGCAACAGGAGACTATCTGTTTGAGCCTCATTCTGGAGAGGATTACTCACGAGATGAAG ATCACATTGCATTGATCATAGAACTTCTGGGGAAAATCCCTCGCAAGCTCATTTTGGCAGGAAAATATTCCAAGGAGTTTTTCACCAAAAAAG GTGATCTGAAGCACATCACCAAACTGAAGCCCTGGGGCCTTTTTGAAGTCTTGGTGGAAAAATACGAGTGGTCCCAAGATGAGGCAGCTGCATTCACAGACTTCTTGTTACCAATGTTGGAGCTGATCCCAGAGAAAcgagccacagcagcagagtgtCTCAGGCACCCCTGGCTTAACTCCTAG
- the LHFPL5 gene encoding LHFPL tetraspan subfamily member 5 protein — protein sequence MTKLLPAQEAARIYHTNYVRNARAMGVLWALFTLCFSILMVVTFIQPYWIGDSIDTPQAGYFGLFSYCIGNALTGELICKGSPLDFGTIPSSAFKTAMFFVGISTFLIIGTILCFSLFFFCNAATVYKVCAWMQLAAATGLMIGCLIYPDGWDSGEVRRLCGDKTDKYTLGACTVRWAYILCIIGILDALILSFLAFVLGNRQDNLLPSDFKAESKEEGD from the exons ATGACCAAGCTGCTGCCGGCGCAAGAGGCGGCCCGGATCTATCACACCAACTACGTGAGGAACGCTCGGGCCATGGGGGTGCTCTGGGCCCTTTTCACCCTCTGCTTCTCCATCCTGATGGTGGTGACCTTCATCCAGCCTTACTGGATCGGGGACAGCATCGACACCCCCCAGGCTGGCTACTTCGGCCTCTTCTCCTACTGCATCGGCAACGCCCTGACGGGAGAGCTCATCTGCAAGGGCAGCCCCCTCGACTTCGGCACCATCCCCTCCAGCGCCTTCAAAACGGCCATGTTCTTCGTCGGCATCTCCACCTTCCTCATCATCGGCACCATCCTCTgcttcagcctcttcttcttctGCAACGCAGCCACCGTCTATAAAGTCTGTGCCTGgatgcagctggcagcag CCACCGGGCTGATGATCGGCTGCCTCATCTACCCCGACGGCTGGGACTCGGGCGAGGTGAGGCGTCTGTGCGGGGACAAGACGGACAAGTACACCCTGGGGGCCTGCACCGTGCGCTGGGCGTACATCCTCTGCATCATCGGCATCCTCGACGCCCTCATCCTCTCCTTCCTGGCCTTCGTGCTGGGGAACCGGCAGGACAACCTCCTCCCCTCCgattttaaagcagaaagtaAAG aagaGGGTGACTGA
- the CLPS gene encoding colipase, producing MATILPLRLLLALLLLLPPALPAPHERGLIFNLDIGELCLQSAQCKSGCCHRNSGLSLARCAPRAAEFQECSPKSLYGVYYKCPCENGLTCDADKSIVGSITNSNFGLCKDPLSSDKSR from the exons ATGGCCACCATCCTGCCCCTCCGcctgctcctggccctgctgctgctgctgcccccggccctgcccgcgcCCCACGAGCGAGGGCTCATCTTCAACTTG gacatcggggagctgtgcctgcagagcGCCCAGTGCAAGAGCGGGTGCTGCCACCGCAACAGCGGCCTCAGCCTGGCCCGCTGCGCGCCCAGGGCAGCCGAGTTCCAGGAGTGCTCCCCAAAG AGCCTCTATGGGGTTTACTACAAGTGTCCCTGCGAGAACGGCTTGACCTGCGACGCCGATAAGAGCATCGTGGGCTCCATCACCAACAGCAACTTCGGCCTCTGCAAGGATCCCCTGAGCTCAGACAAGTCCCGGTGA